Within Bradymonas sediminis, the genomic segment TAGTGGGGAGGCGAGGGCTTTGAGGCCCGCGACCTGCCGGTTAATTCGTGTTCTTTCTGATCGGCGTATTTTCTCACCTGGGACAATAATTCTTCGAGGGGCGAGCCGCTGCCTGCGCGCTCGCCTCGGGTGGGCTCGTCGTCCTCGACGAGTAGGATATTGCGGAGTCTACGCGAGGGCTTTCAGTAGCCGTCGAGGATGTCGACGAGTTTCTGGCGGTTGATGGGTTTGAGAAGATAGTGGTCGGCGCCCAGGGCATAGCCCCGCGCGCTCTCGGCGACCATCGTCACCATGATGACCGGGATGTCGCGCAGCTCCGAGTTCTCCTTGAGCCGAGACAGCAGGCTCCAGCCATCCATCGAGGGCATCATCACGTCGAGGGTGATGATATCGGGGCGCAGTTGTTCGGCCAGCAGCAAGCCCTCCGAGCCGCTGGCCGCGGTCGCCACCGCGAAGCCTTCGCGCTCCAAGATCCGGCGCAACAGATCGCGCATGGTCGGGTCGTCGTCGATCACCAAAACGGTGTCACCGGCGGCGGTCGTGTTGGTCAGTAGTTGGGGCGCGGGGGCGTCGAACTCAGCGGCGGACAGACGGCCCGAATCGCCGTCGGTGCCTTCGGCCGATGTCTCCAGATTGGCGCGAAGCCGCACGCGAAAGAGGCTGCCCTGGCCGAGGGTGGACTCGACCTCGACCTGGCCGCCCAGCAGCGCGGCGAAGTGCCGGGTGATGGTAAGCCCGAGGCCGGTGCCGCCGTATTGGCGCGTGGTCGAGTTGTCGGCCTGAGTGAACGCCTCGAAGATCTTCTCCAATTGTTCCTCGCTCATCCCGACGCCGGAATCTTCGACCTCAAAGACGATATGGGTGTAGTCCTCGTCGGGCTTCGCGCGGATGTCGATACGCCCTTGGCGCGTGAATTTGCAGGCGTTGCTCAGGATATTGAATAGAATCTGGCGGACCTTCGTGATGTCCGAGTTCATGAAGCCCAGGCCGGCGTCGAGCTCGGCGGTGACGGTATTGTTGGACTTTTTGGCGAGCGGCGCGATGGTGCTGCGGATATCGTCGATGAGCGAGGTGACCTCGAAGACTTCCATATGGATATTCATCTTTCCGGCCTCGATCTTCGACAGGTCGAGGATATCGTTGATCAGGGCGAGCAGGTGGGTGCCGGCGGTGCGAATGCGCGTGAGGTCGGGGAGAAACCCGGTGACGAGGGCGATATTGTCGACCTCGTCTTCTCTCATCAGCTCGATTTCTTCTGTGATCATCTCGGAATAACCGATGACCGCGTTGAGCGGAGTGCGCAGCTCGTGGCTCATATTGGCCAGGAACGCGCTCTTGGCCCGGCTGGCCTCGATCGCCTCATCACGCGCGCTTCGCAGGGCCTCGTTGGCGACCTTTCGCTCGGTGATATCGCGAAGCACCATCACGATGCGCGCGTCGTGGCGCCCGAAGGCAATCTCCAGCGGGACCGGTTCGCCGTCGCATCGCAGGCCGCTGAATTCTAGGGAATCCCCAATATTTTGCGCGTTTCCTCGCATCGCGTCCACGAGGGCCTGGTCTTCGAAGTCAGCGATCAGCTCTCGGATATTTTGACCGATAATATCCTGTCGCTCGCCGCCGAAGATGCGGGCGGTGGCGCGGTTGGCGCGAATGATCTGTCCGTCCGTGTCAATTGTTATAATCGCGTCGGGTGCGGTCTCGAGCACGGCGCTGGTCTCGGTCTCTTTTTGGCGCAGGGCGTCGGTCAGCCAGATTTGCACATTATTTTTGAGGTGCAGGATCGCGAAGGTCGTCACTGCGGTCCCAACCAGGGCGACACCGAATTGCATATGCGCGACCTCGATGCTGTCGATGGGCGGGAAGAATTGAATCTCCAATAGGGTAATGAGCAAAATGCCCAAGAAGGTGACCACCACCACCGCCAGCCAGACAAGGGCTGTCTTGTTTTCCTGAAAGAGCGACGCCAATAGGGGCAATACGGGGAGCCAGAGGATGGGCGCCGCATAGAGCCCGCCGCCCACGTAGATGGTCCACAATAGCACCGCATAGATGGGGGCCACGATGCAGTGCCCAGTCAGGCTCAGGTTGCCGGTTGCGCGAAGCACGAACGGGGCGCAGGCCACCAAGGCGGTGCCGATCAACAGGCCAATGGTCGACGCATACCACTCGGTGATGATGCCCAAGCCCGAGGCTACGAGGGCCCAGAAGATCGCGAAGAAGGTAATCATCACGCCGATGCGAGCTCGCCGCACCTCGACCCCGGTGGGGTCTGGAAAGTTGTCGGGGATGAAATAATCGACGGTTCGAGCAAACATGACAGGTCCTCGATAGCAATAATCCCTGGCGCTCAACACCTTCGAGGGATGAATTGGCTCGGTGGAATGCCCCCTTATTGTGGGCTTTGATTGAGCTTCTATACCGGAGAAAATTAAAAACCGCAATTTAGCGCTTGGCGACAGTATGATTTCCGAACAGAGATAAACGGCGGTCGCCTGTGCCTGGTTAGCCTCCTAACTTCGCACTCGCATATTTTCGCACCTGAGAGAGCAATTCCTCCAGGGGATTTCCGCCGCCCGCGCGCCCGCCCTTGGCGAGCACCTCGTTGGCGTCGCGCTGCAGCTGGATCTTCTCATCGTCGGTCAACTCCTTGGCGGTGACGACGATGACCGGCGTGTTCTGAAATGCCTCGATTTCGCGAAAGCGGCGCAGGAACTCGAAGCCGTCCATCTGAGGCATCATGAGGTCGAGCAGGACCAGGTCGGGGGCGAAGTCATCGAGCAGGTCCAGGGCGAGTTGGCCGTTCTCGGCCTCGCGGATCTCCCAGCCGCTGTCGTCCAGGGTGCGCCGGACCATGGTGCGATTGGGCTCGTCGTCCTCGACCAGCAGGATATTTTTGAAGTCCGCCGAGCTGTTGCGGTACTTGTTCAGGATGCCGACGAGCTTTTTGCGGTTGATGGGTTTGAGCAAATAGTGGTCGGCGCCCAGGGCGAAGCCGCGCTCGCTCTCGGCGACCATCGTCACCATGATGACCGGAATGTCCTGGAGATCGGCGTTTTCTTTTAGCCGCGACAGCAGGCTCCAGCCGTCCATCTGCGGCATCATCACGTCGAGGGTGATGACGTCGGGGCGCAGATGTTCGGCCAGCAAGAGGCCCTCGGAGCCGCTGGCCGCGGTGGCCACGGCGAAGCCCTCGCGCTCCAGGATCCGGCGCAGCAGGTCGCGCATGGTGGGGTCATCGTCGATGACCAGCACGGTGTCGGCGCCGGTATTTGGGGTGGCTTCTGCGGCGCCATTGGCGCCGGCGTTGTGGGTCTCCGAGGCGTCATGATGCGTGTCGTCGGCTTCTTCGCGCTCCATATTTGTGCGCAGGCGCACCTTAAACAGGCTTCCCTCGCCGAGGGTTGACTCAACCTCGACCTCGCCGCCGAGCAGGGCGCAGAAGTGGCGCGTGATGGTCAGCCCGAGGCCGGTGCCGCCGAATTGGCGAGTGGTCGAGCCGTCGGCCTGGATGAAGGCGTCGAAGATCTTGCCGAGCTGCTCCGGGCTCATGCCGACGCCGGTGTCCTCGACCTCGAAGATCAGGTGTTCGTAGTCGGTGTCGGGCGTCACGCGGATGGTGATGTCGCCGTCTTTGGTGAATTTGCAGGCGTTGCTCAGCAGGTTGAAGAGGATCTGGCGGACCTTGGTGGCGTCCGAATTCATATAGCCCAGGCCCGGGTCGAGCTCGACGTTCAGGGTGTTATTCGACTTGGTGGCCAGCGGCGCGATGGTGCTGCGGATATCCTCGATGAGCGCCGCGACCTCGAAGACCTCAAGGTGCAGGTTCATCTTGCCGGCCTCGATCTTCGACAGGTCGAGGATGTCGTTGATGAGGGCGAGCAGGTGGGTGCCGGCGGTGCGGATGCGCATGAGGTCGGGGAGGAAGCCGGTGACGGCCTCGATATTGTCGACCTGGTCTTCGCGCATGACCTCGATCTCTTCTTTGATCATCTCCGAATAGCCGATGACCGCGTTGAGCGGCGTGCGCAATTCATGGCTCATATTGGC encodes:
- a CDS encoding ATP-binding protein gives rise to the protein MFARTVDYFIPDNFPDPTGVEVRRARIGVMITFFAIFWALVASGLGIITEWYASTIGLLIGTALVACAPFVLRATGNLSLTGHCIVAPIYAVLLWTIYVGGGLYAAPILWLPVLPLLASLFQENKTALVWLAVVVVTFLGILLITLLEIQFFPPIDSIEVAHMQFGVALVGTAVTTFAILHLKNNVQIWLTDALRQKETETSAVLETAPDAIITIDTDGQIIRANRATARIFGGERQDIIGQNIRELIADFEDQALVDAMRGNAQNIGDSLEFSGLRCDGEPVPLEIAFGRHDARIVMVLRDITERKVANEALRSARDEAIEASRAKSAFLANMSHELRTPLNAVIGYSEMITEEIELMREDEVDNIALVTGFLPDLTRIRTAGTHLLALINDILDLSKIEAGKMNIHMEVFEVTSLIDDIRSTIAPLAKKSNNTVTAELDAGLGFMNSDITKVRQILFNILSNACKFTRQGRIDIRAKPDEDYTHIVFEVEDSGVGMSEEQLEKIFEAFTQADNSTTRQYGGTGLGLTITRHFAALLGGQVEVESTLGQGSLFRVRLRANLETSAEGTDGDSGRLSAAEFDAPAPQLLTNTTAAGDTVLVIDDDPTMRDLLRRILEREGFAVATAASGSEGLLLAEQLRPDIITLDVMMPSMDGWSLLSRLKENSELRDIPVIMVTMVAESARGYALGADHYLLKPINRQKLVDILDGY
- a CDS encoding hybrid sensor histidine kinase/response regulator, producing MIARLTEYFIPQDLADPTGVEVRRARIGVMITFVTIFWAMIAAGLGVLSGAYESVLGLLVGMLLVGCAPFVLRATGNLSLTGHFTVAPIYAVLLWTIYLNGGLYAAPTLWLPIMPLLASLFQKNRSAVVWLGLVVVTFIALIAANLTGFPFPDNPKTRASDMQFGIALIGMGVTTFAILHLKNNVQIWLTDALRQKEAETSAVLETAPDAIITVDTDGQILRANRATARIFSCDRDEIVGQNIRALIADLEAQALVRAVESHAQGESVEFDGQCSKGNSIPLEIAFGRLDARIVLVLRDITERKVANEALRSARDQAIEASRAKSAFLANMSHELRTPLNAVIGYSEMIKEEIEVMREDQVDNIEAVTGFLPDLMRIRTAGTHLLALINDILDLSKIEAGKMNLHLEVFEVAALIEDIRSTIAPLATKSNNTLNVELDPGLGYMNSDATKVRQILFNLLSNACKFTKDGDITIRVTPDTDYEHLIFEVEDTGVGMSPEQLGKIFDAFIQADGSTTRQFGGTGLGLTITRHFCALLGGEVEVESTLGEGSLFKVRLRTNMEREEADDTHHDASETHNAGANGAAEATPNTGADTVLVIDDDPTMRDLLRRILEREGFAVATAASGSEGLLLAEHLRPDVITLDVMMPQMDGWSLLSRLKENADLQDIPVIMVTMVAESERGFALGADHYLLKPINRKKLVGILNKYRNSSADFKNILLVEDDEPNRTMVRRTLDDSGWEIREAENGQLALDLLDDFAPDLVLLDLMMPQMDGFEFLRRFREIEAFQNTPVIVVTAKELTDDEKIQLQRDANEVLAKGGRAGGGNPLEELLSQVRKYASAKLGG